The segment taacacaacgaattgttacatgagcgtaaattatgcgtgtttgccgtagaattcaagtaatttctatataaaagcagtaaaaatattctctaaaattaagacattcagtataataaaataaatagtgcctgtttgggaggataacagttgaaattgacgacaatggtttcctcgggtgtcaatttcaactgttaccctcccaaacaggcactatttatataataacacatcatatgatattgtattgtgctttacattattgtatttgatcacataattcAATATAACAATGCATAATATATGGTACAATATactaatatatgatacaatatcatatcacataatacatcacaatatggacatcatgatatcatattgtatattattatgccttctgtcagtttgtcattatatattcaatactcatctatttttgcatagtatcaaaggatttatatagcgtaagcatactatgccgaaatagagcacggcaaatgttttcaacgaaaatctaTCTAGCGCCatcagcgggattcgaactcacgacccTGGGATAAGCAGTCGAACGCTTTACTAATTACACCACGGTAGACTCTAATTACAATGTGAGgttttaagatatataataCGTTGTTACCAACATTTgacataaaacaataaataaataaataaaattttaaaattgtgtaaatgTGCGCTTTTTATTATGACGCTTAATTAAAACATCACAAGAAAAAGGATGATTATCGTCTGCTAAATAACAACAAACAATGAGTCGATTCGGAAACAATAACCCGGTCACATTTAGGGAAAATAACCTGATgtccaaaaaaacaaaacacgcTACAAATTTCAGtattaacattttgaatgatttcttGCAAGAACGTTCAGTAAACACCGATATTCTTTCATACTCGAAAGAAGATCTATCGAGAGTTCTGGAGGATTTCTACAGTAACGCAAGAATGAAAAATGGAGAACTTTATAAGAAAAATTCCTTATTGAATATTCGTCAAGGTATAGGCAGATATTTAAAGGAGAAGGGTTCAAACATTGATATTATTACCGATCCTCATTTCGCAAAAGCAAATAGCTGTTTTTCTTCATTACTGAGAAAGATGCCAGCGGAGGGAAAAGGGGCTGTTGTCCATCACCCTGCTCTCACCGTAAAGGACCTGAAGAAATTGTACGGGCAtcactttatttttaatataaatacccCACAAGGTCTACTAAATAAAgttgtttttgaaataatgttCTATTTCTGTAGAAGAGGACAAGAAAATTTCCACAACCTTCACGTGCAGGACTTTGAAATTATCAGTTCGAATGGACAAAAATACGTTCAAAAAGTTACTTCtgagttttcaaaaaatcatcaaGGTACTACAAACGAAATTGAAGGTACAGGGGGAAGAATGTACGCCACCGATTCTGAATTATGTCCAGTTCagtcttttgaaaaatatttgtctaaAAGACACGCTGGTACGGACAGACTTTTCCTGCACTCCAAAAACATCTTTTCAGATGACGAGGCAGTATGGTACCGGAACGAACCCCTGGGGGTTAATACCAtgaaaaaatttatgaaaaacatatcaaaatctGCCGGACTTTCTAGAGAGTATACAAATCACTGCATAAGATCTACCACTATAACTCTTCTAAACCACTGTGGGTTTGAATCCCGCCACATAGCAACTGTTAGTGGTCACAGAAACAAATCTTCGTTGTCCAGCTACTGCTATGACACATCAGGTACAGAAGATCTATTAACTAGTTGGGATAATAATAGCCTACATCGAACTATTTTGGCTTATATTACTGTGTTGATGTATTGTTATGTCGTGCTTCACTATTTTGTAGATAATCAAAAGAAGGCGATGTCGAATGCTTTAAGTGTATGTAAAGGACAGGCCGGGACTGTGGACAATCCAGTCAATGCTGTATCAGGTGTGTAATctttatgaataatattggctcatattaaacaaaatacttaaGTCTAGTATTCAAGTATTAATCTCAATATCTAATTTATTCCAGAGTCTATGGGCAGTCATAATTCCAATGATATCATGACGGATGACGAGCTAGTAAACTGTACATTGACACTAGAGGCAACACATGGAGTGGGAGTGGCTCAATCCTATTCTGGAGGTCTACAACCAAAATTCCTATTCTCTGGATGCAACGTCACCATCAACAATCACTATCATTAAACGTTATTGAAATTAACTGTGATATATTCCAACGTATACACGTTAGAATTACTGTTATTGTTGCCAGAATAAATGttcaattaaatgttttgaaatagtCAACaccttttttttcttggttGTTAAAAGTTCCATCACAACAGTTAAATGAGCTACTCAGCATGAAACATCAATAGATATTAACAGTcagcataataataacaatagtgttgtgtttagcatgtactatgcctaaatagtagtcagggtttgatacatagtgcactcgcctccgaCTCGTGCattatgtatcaaaccctgactactatttaggcatagtacatgctaaacacaacactattatataaatatagtatgatatagtattgtatgatactgtatcaaatttgatacataatatgatattgcatcatatgatacaatataatttgatacaacactgtatcatatcatatgatacaatatcatgtgatatagtaaaataatatataatacattattatgcctcctgtcagtttgtcgctatatattcaatactcatctattttctcATATTATACAATGGGTTTATATACATAAGcctactatgccgaaatagagcactGCAAATTTTTACAGCAAAAACTTTGCAAGTGCCGACTGTGGGTTTTGAACTCTTGCCACTAAAAGCATTACATCTTGAAACCCAATGCATTACTGTTACGCTACAGTAGCCAATGATGTATGTGACGgtatttacatacataaaacGTAGAAACATACCattgacatcaagcaattaaaattattaatctttccaaaaaaatcTCATTATTGACGATAATTTTATAAGTTAAAGTTTTGATAATCTTTTGAACAAATGGATTAAACAATTTcgaaagaaattctacatgagaatcacaaaaacgcctTTTTAgatgacgcttgataaagaatgtacaagaacaaaattcaatgagatttcgtctgctaaacatttcgagttttctcggtaaggtgAAACGTATCTcgtttcttgaaaagaacataaacctttgttgattttttattgtacaacaacttgttgattaaataatcaatcaatttgaaatcaattgattaattcgAAAGAACAAATGCTAGCTTTTcctgttattattttttgggACAAGACAACACTCAAACGTCAcagctacttatagcaaagcacgtcagtataaACATCACTCGGCATAGTAATAACAatatagtgttgtgttgtgcatgtactatgcctaaatagtaggcAGGGTTTGAAACATAGTgcatgtatcaaaccctgactactatttaggcatagtacatgcacaacacaacactattatacaAGAATCATAttctacatattgtatcatatggtacaatattatatattacaatatcattttatacaatatcatatgatacgatattaaataatattaaacaatattatatcatatgatacaataatatatattgtaatatcATCTGTAACAGtgtcatgtgataaaataatacataaatgatacaatatcatataatacaacattgtatcataatatacaatactatacataacaatatcatgaaacTATATCTcatcatatataaaaaaattgatacaatatcatatgatataactttttacaatataacatatgatataatattgtttcatattaaacaatagtatatcatatcatacaatactatatcataggaattaccgtattttcccgacgactcgTCGATGCGAACGACTagtcgaattgctcatttttagccaaaattttaacaaaatcctacgataTGTCGATTCAGACCATACTTCAAAATGGCGTGtaaaactgcagtaacattatcagtgtatgatgtccccgatattgctaccaattattattaatgattgaCATTCAAACAATTAcactttatacttatgcatcatattttcaaataccggcaacatctacaaagtcgcttgcattttaaacaattcccgatatcgcgtgttatgcaaaactaaacttacttcgtcagaaatattttattcccatgcattaaaataattatccacTCTGACTATTGCCaatgtattcgccattacgtaaccagccacctgttgactcggcgcgtggtcaatgtttgtttaacaatttccggtgtcataggcatgcacctgtcttgtgtcggacttcaaagggggatctcaagtgcaaaaagcttagcaattactatgatttgatgaaacttgtttactttgtatccagtaatgcagttacatgcttttgtttttgttagaca is part of the Magallana gigas chromosome 3, xbMagGiga1.1, whole genome shotgun sequence genome and harbors:
- the LOC117684679 gene encoding uncharacterized protein KIAA1958-like, which codes for MSRFGNNNPVTFRENNLMSKKTKHATNFSINILNDFLQERSVNTDILSYSKEDLSRVLEDFYSNARMKNGELYKKNSLLNIRQGIGRYLKEKGSNIDIITDPHFAKANSCFSSLLRKMPAEGKGAVVHHPALTVKDLKKLYGHHFIFNINTPQGLLNKVVFEIMFYFCRRGQENFHNLHVQDFEIISSNGQKYVQKVTSEFSKNHQGTTNEIEGTGGRMYATDSELCPVQSFEKYLSKRHAGTDRLFLHSKNIFSDDEAVWYRNEPLGVNTMKKFMKNISKSAGLSREYTNHCIRSTTITLLNHCGFESRHIATVSGHRNKSSLSSYCYDTSDNQKKAMSNALSVCKGQAGTVDNPVNAVSESMGSHNSNDIMTDDELVNCTLTLEATHGVGVAQSYSGGLQPKFLFSGCNVTINNHYH